Part of the Esox lucius isolate fEsoLuc1 chromosome 25, fEsoLuc1.pri, whole genome shotgun sequence genome, gttgttttgTAATCTGGAACACGCCCGTGACACACTAACGCCCAGGATTAACGGCACAGCCAGGGGCGTGCTAAACCGGTGTGACCGATATCACCGTTCACAGTTACGCTTTCACTTGTTTGGCTAAGGATATGAAAGCAGCAAACTCTCTCTACAAACATCCCGACTCGAAAACAGACGCACGTGCTTTCACACACGCTTGGATACTCTTTTATTTCATCCATTATTTCATACCGTAGTAAACTGTGTTTTTAGGTCCGTGTTTGGTGTGGCCAATCTTAGAATACAAAAGTGATTCAATTCGCTTTAGTCAAGTTATTTAATAAAGCCTGTGGAAAAATCTTCCAAGCTTCCTGCAGGATTTGCCAGAACTCCCAGGCGATGGCAAAGACACCACTAGCTTCCCAGAAGGCTCCGGAAAACCAACACCACCAATTTATCCTCAGACCTAAGGTTGTCTTCCAGAACCAAAAAGGTTTGCTGGAGAAGACCTTTGCCCCAAATTGCAGACCTTTTTCTTTGAGATCTTTTGCAATACTGCAATCTCTTCTTGTTGCCTTTTCAGTAACTAGTCCTTTTAGCTGTAACATGTGGCTTTTTCTTATAAGACTGGTGCCAGATGACTTTGCCAGATGCCAAGCAAGCACTTCACTGGATATCCTTGTCTCAGGAACTGACCTTTAAGTTGATGAGATTGAGAGAGCTTTTTTATTCTTCCACAGCATTTTCTGTCCTCAAACTAACCAGGTTCTTCAAATTTCTTCATGACATTTCATCCAGCAAATCACAACATATCAATTCAAATTTGGACAACACAAGGCATTCttgttatttgttattgtattcttttttttaaacaaaccagCCCCCTCTCTTCTTTTGACCAAAACCATGGTGTTCAAGGATGTTAGCAGAATGATAATGTTTCATTTACTTTTGGATTATCTGTGATTGACACTGTAGCCGGGCCACACAGGGAATAAGGATGTTTATATCCAAGGTGTGTCCAGGACCGACTGAATGTTTCTGTTAAAACAAAAGGATGCTGGGTGGATCTTGTTCTCCGACGGGTCACGTTGGACCCAGTTTGAGTATAAAGAGGCATTAATAGGCTCATTCAAAGTCACTAGACAACTAGAGACACTCCAGTTGTAAGACCTCAACAAGACTCCTGCAAGACAGGTCCAACACTATGATGACAGGTGATGTTAATTTGGCCACAACATTTCGTAAATACTTGAATTAGGGATTGTTACTTTTCTTATCAATTTCCTACAAGCACATTTAGAACAATGTTTCACATGTTCAAAACAGCGTTCACAAgaccattgttttttttacttttaaagcattttcaaaatacaGCTGCTGCCTTCTCGAACCCTAAACAGATTAATCAGAACAAAATTATACTGTTGAAacagtatatatgtatttaacGGTTGTCATGGTCCCCCTCAGCCACGAAGACCCTGGTGCTGATCCTGTCTCTGATTGGAGGAGCCTGTGCCACTAAGTACAACGTTCGCAGCTGCAAGCAACTCAAACAACAATACAACATCAAAGCTGGTCGGTTCAACACCTTGGTGTTGATTAAATGATGATGTactaaacatactgtatttaaatgCACAGTTATTTTCTGAATATAATCTTTGTCCACCAGATGGGCTGTACTACCTGACCACAGCCAGCGGGGTGGAGTATGTAACCTACTGTGACATGACCACGGCTGGCGGAGGCTGGACACTGGTGGGGAGCGTGCACGAGAACAACATGTATGGGAAGTGCACGGTGGGCGACCGCTGGTCAAGCCAACAGGGGAATGACTTCAACAACCCAGGAGGAGACGGGAACTGGGAGAACACTAACACCTTTGGAACAGCAGAGGGCGCCACCTCCGATGACTTCAAGGTAGAACATTCCTCTGTACACACGCAGAGGACTCTTCTGTTTCCTTTAGTAATTTGGAAACTATTTGATCGAATGAAATCTGTAGATATACTTTGGGGTTAAATGAGTGtcacaaacaatatttattacataaaaaatatgttaactACAACctgaacataataaaatatCGGTTTTGATTAAATAACACTCATGATAAACACTAAAAAAATCTGTCTGCACAAAGGCTTCATATACTTTCAAACAATATCTCTCCACatctacattttagtcatttaggaGAGGTTCCTAACCAGAATGAGTTTCATGTTTAACTACTACTGTCCTGCCATCTCTTGACAAAAAGGTCTGCTTGTAACATCGATGCTCTTGAGTGTCAACCTACAGATTGTGTATCATTTGGATTATAAGGCTTTAAGTGGCCTCTTTGAATTGTTCAGTGTTGAGCTCAGCCCAACTCGTGCTCTGGCAACATGCTTCTTTACATTCACAACAAGCATCTTTGTTTTACAGCACTTAGAATGACTCTCTCTCTAAAAAAGTCCTTTCATTTGGAACTATTCTCTTTCAGGACCATACATTCATTTAGAAAGTCTCTCTAGATTAACTCATTTAGAACTCATCTCATTTCTAAAACACTCCTAATGTTATTGTGCAAGTTTTAGGACATTAGATAAAAAACAGGACAGCATATGCTTAATGCTTGATTAGTTGATTAGTGAATGCTAATCAAaatttataatttaaatgtagGGGAATTACAATGTGGGCAGAGTTGAGACAAATTAAATAAACCAAACACGCCAATAGAACCATCCAGTGTTCAGATTGCATTGAAAATGTAAGGCAAGTATCAAAGCTTTGATGTCGGGTGTCCAGTCATTAGCCTTCTGTTTTCATCACCAGATTTAGTTCTTTCAAAAAGTCCCTCTCtccatggagacagagagaaggtggTTTTAGACTATTGACAGTCACATCAGAGTCACACCTTTCCTGTTCCCCCCTCAGAACCCTGGGTATTATGACATCAAAGCGGAGGACGTGTCTGTCTGGCACGTTCCTAACAGAGCTCTGTATTCTAACTGGAGAAGCAGCTCTATCCTCCGTTACCACACTGAGACCAAGTTCTTAACTCAGTATGGAGGAAACCTTTACGAACTGTTCAAGGTAGAGCACgcacccacgcacgcacacgcacacatgcgcacatgctcgcacacacacgcacgcgcgcacacacaaaaacacagttcTCCATGTTGTTTCTCTGTCCATACAGAGTTATCCAGTGAGGTATGGAATTGGACAATGCAATGTCAACATGGGACCATCCATCCCAGTGAAATATGACCTGGGATCTCCTGacacaacaaaaatgttctACGGACCTTTCCCCAGGGGtaacaaacaccacacaaaacagttcagacagaaaacaccacctatcagttcagacagaaaacaccacctatcagtttaaccatttattggatAACTAATGTACATACagtgtcttggcattaggtccTTCTCCTCAGGAAACTGTCATCACATGATCATGTTTACAATACTACTAATTACAATATCACCATAATATCATGATAATCCCCATCaaaaaggaaacagaaccaaacaggtggaggaattCGACCCGCATGTaaaacttggcaataaaaccctTTCTGATTGTAGTCTGACATTCAGCTTATGTGGCTGACATTTAAATAGACAGATGATTGAATTGAAGGTTATCAAGGGGTTTATAAAGTGTTTATTACTGGAAACTTTGGAAATGGGACAGTAATAAACCAACTGTCAAGGTATCTAGTGGTCCTTTTACGTaggttaaattttttttatttcaatatgtaaTTATTGTGTTATGTTGATAATAAAAAGATCCATGAAGACATTAACTTACTGTGATGTTTCTGTGTCAGGTGAGTTCCAGCCAGGCTTCATCACATTCAGAGCAGTCAACACAGAGCGAGCAGCCATGGCCATCTGCTCTGGGGTCAAACCCACTGGCTGCAACACTGAACACGTGAGTGGGGTTTCGCTCCACACAAGAATGCATACCCAGGTTGATTCAACATAACATGtgatatgtgtatttgtgtgtgtagtacTGTATCGGAGGAGGAGGATTCTTCCCTGAGGCTGGTCCCAGACAGTGTGGGGACTTCCCTGCCTTTGACTGGAATGGCTACGGCACCAACGCAGGCTGGAGCGCATCCAAGGAGATCACTGAAGCTGCTGTGATGCTCTTCTACCGCTGAGACCCTGAACAACTGCATTGTTTTACTGACCAGGAGGAGTCTTAGCTTTTGATTGGCTGGCAGGATTATTCAAGCCATTGTAGGCTCAAATGGGTGTAATATTATATGAATTGACCACTAGTGAGTTTGGGATGTAATACAGGTGATATGCACACCAGGAGTGTTGATCACAGAGCATATGAGGGTTTAAACCACTCTCATGTTCCACTAACAACTTGTTAGTATTGTCCTAACACTCTTCCCCTTCTCTCAACGCTTCTCTTTCAATATCTCTCTTCATTTTAATCTTTCTAAAACACTAtt contains:
- the LOC105010209 gene encoding intelectin-like, whose amino-acid sequence is MMTATKTLVLILSLIGGACATKYNVRSCKQLKQQYNIKADGLYYLTTASGVEYVTYCDMTTAGGGWTLVGSVHENNMYGKCTVGDRWSSQQGNDFNNPGGDGNWENTNTFGTAEGATSDDFKNPGYYDIKAEDVSVWHVPNRALYSNWRSSSILRYHTETKFLTQYGGNLYELFKSYPVRYGIGQCNVNMGPSIPVKYDLGSPDTTKMFYGPFPRGEFQPGFITFRAVNTERAAMAICSGVKPTGCNTEHYCIGGGGFFPEAGPRQCGDFPAFDWNGYGTNAGWSASKEITEAAVMLFYR